One genomic window of Motacilla alba alba isolate MOTALB_02 chromosome 1, Motacilla_alba_V1.0_pri, whole genome shotgun sequence includes the following:
- the CYSLTR2 gene encoding cysteinyl leukotriene receptor 2 has product METLAQTMNISKVALDGSFTNSSSNCTIDGFKQVIYPITYLFIFFPGAVGNSLSIYVFFQTSPRTSVNIYMQNLAISDLMFVSTLPFRASYFLMGSRWIFGDILCRIMTYTLYMNMYCSIYFLTVLSVVRFVAIVHPFKHGKVTNMKYAKITCAAIWIFVLAASSPLLNKGIAGYSNPVKCLDLHPSSTHRLLMMNSFVLVVGFILPFCTIVFCYVFAIRALLKSRAPQSGRAVCHRKALLTIVITLVLSLICFLPYHILRTVHLMYSSCSQANLHKALVVTLCLAAMNSCLDPFLYYFAAENFKAKIRSLCCR; this is encoded by the coding sequence ATGGAGACGCTGGCTCAGACTATGAATATTTCCAAGGTGGCACTAGATGGCAGCTTCACTAACAGCTCCTCCAACTGTACAATTGACGGCTTCAAACAAGTAATTTATCCCATCACGTATCTCTTTATCTTCTTCCCGGGTGCTGTTGGAAACAGCCTCTCcatttatgttttcttccagaCTTCGCCAAGAACCTCAGTAAACATTTACATGCAGAACTTGGCTATTTCAGACCTCATGTTTGTCAGCACTTTGCCCTTTCGGGCCTCGTATTTCCTCATGGGATCACGTTGGATATTTGGTGACATCCTCTGCAGGATCATGACTTACACCTTGTACATGAATATGTACTGCAGCATTTATTTCCTCACAGTGCTCAGCGTGGTTCGTTTCGTAGCCATCGTCCACCCGTTCAAACACGGAAAAGTGACCAACATGAAGTATGCCAAGATTACCTGCGCGGCCATATGGATCTTCGTGCTGGCAGCTTCCAGCCCTCTGTTAAACAAGGGAATCGCTGGCTACAGCAACCCAGTCAAATGCTTGGACCTCCACCCCTCCAGCACGCACAGGCTCCTCATGATGAACAGCTTTGTCCTCGTCGTGGGCTTCATTCTGCCCTTCTGCACAATTGTGTTCTGCTATGTCTTTGCCATCAGAGCGCTGCTCAAGTCCAGGGCTCCGCAGAGCGGGAGGGCAGTCTGTCACAGGAAGGCGCTGTTAACCATTGTCATCACTCTCGTCCTCTCCCTCATCTGTTTCCTGCCCTATCACATCCTGCGGACTGTGCACCTGAtgtacagcagctgcagccaggccaacCTGCACAAGGCACTGGTGGTCACTCTCTGCCTCGCTGCCATGAACAGCTGCCTTGATCCCTTCCTCTATTActttgctgctgaaaatttcaaagcaaaaatcaGAAGTTTGTGCTGCAGATAG